In Janthinobacterium sp. J1-1, a single genomic region encodes these proteins:
- a CDS encoding glutamate synthase-related protein, with product MKAQGLYDPANEHDACGVGFVAHIKGNKTHSIVEQGLLILKNLDHRGAVGADALMGDGAGILIQIPDQYYREEMAKQGVELPPPGEYGVGMVFLPKEHASRIACEQEIERAVRIEGQVILGWRNVPIDTDMPMSPTVRAKEPVIRQIFIGRGPDIMVTDALERKLYVIRKSSGHAIQALKLLHGKEFFVPSMSARTIVYKGLLLADQVGVYYKDLQDARCISALALVHQRFSTNTFPEWPLAHPYRLIAHNGEINTVKGNFNWMRAREGVMKSAVLGDDLQKLFPLIYEGQSDTACFDNALELLLMAGYPIAQAMMMMIPEAWENHTTMDDNRRAFYEYHAAMMEPWDGPAAMAFTDGRHIGGTLDRNGLRPARYIVTDDDLVVMASESGVLPIPESKIIQKWRLQPGKMFLIDLEAGRIIDDQELKNTYANAKPYKAWINSVRIKLDEIKMADSLLKQDRAQGEKAQPSLLDRQQAFGYTQEDLKFLLAPMAVAGEEATGSMGNDSPLAVMSNKLKPLYNYFKQLFAQVTNPPIDPIREAMVMSLVSFIGPKPNLLDTNNVNPPMRLEVSQPVLGFDDMARLRNISAHTGGKFKSYELDICYPLAWGKEGVEACLASLCAEAVDAVKSGHNILIISDRAICAEQVAIPALLATSTVHQHLVSKGLRASAGLVVETGSARETHHFALLAGYGAEAVHPYLAMETLVELAHGLPGDLSGDKAIYNYTKAVGKGLMKVMSKMGISTYMSYCGAQIFEAIGLNKSLVDKYFKGTASNVEGIGVFEVAEEALRLHNLAFGNDPVLMDKLDAGGEYAFRVRGEDHLWTPDAIAKLQHSTRSNNFSSYKEYAQIINDQSRRHLTLRGLFEFKLDPTKAIPLEEVEPAKEIVKRFATGAMSMGSISTEAHATLAVAMNRIGGKSNTGEGGEDPSRYAMELKGIKIKQGETMASIMGKEQMVVDIPLQEGDSLRSRIKQVASGRFGVTAAYLNSADQIQIKMAQGAKPGEGGQLPGHKVSEYIATLRFSVPGVGLISPPPHHDIYSIEDLAQLIHDLKNANPRASISVKLVSEVGIGTVAAGVTKAKADHVVVAGHDGGTGASPLSSVKHAGTPWELGLAETQQTLVLNGLRSRIRVQADGQMRTGRDVVIAALLGADEIGFATAPLVVEGCIMMRKCHLNTCPVGVATQDPVLRAKFSGKPEYVVNYFFFVAEEARQLMAQLGIRTYDELIGRVDLLDKSKAITHWKAQGLDFSAIFHKPETTGEQACRHVENQDHGLEKALDHKLIAQARAALEKGERVSFISPVRNVNRTVGTMLSGEVAKKYGHAGLPDDTIHIQLQGTAGQSACAFLAHGITIDLVGEGNDYVGKGLSGGRIIVRPNTEFRGWAVDNIIIGNTVLYGAVAGEAFFNGVAGERFAVRNSGATAVVEGLGDHGCEYMTGGTVVVLGATGRNFAAGMSGGIAYVYDPAGDFASKCNTAMVGLDKVVSASEQQVNRDAWHAQHRNGTPEADEVILKRLIERHFKHTGSTRARVLLDDWAVARGKFVKVFPNEYKRALIEMAADAAQEVQAVAA from the coding sequence ATGAAAGCGCAAGGCCTGTACGACCCAGCCAATGAACACGATGCCTGCGGCGTCGGTTTCGTCGCCCATATCAAGGGCAACAAAACCCATTCGATCGTCGAACAGGGTTTGCTGATACTGAAAAATCTCGATCACCGGGGCGCCGTGGGCGCCGATGCGCTGATGGGCGATGGCGCCGGCATCCTGATCCAGATTCCTGACCAGTATTACCGCGAAGAGATGGCCAAGCAGGGCGTGGAATTGCCGCCGCCTGGCGAATACGGCGTGGGCATGGTGTTCCTGCCGAAGGAACACGCCTCGCGCATCGCCTGCGAACAGGAAATCGAGCGCGCCGTGCGCATCGAAGGCCAGGTGATCCTGGGCTGGCGCAATGTGCCGATCGATACCGACATGCCGATGTCGCCGACCGTGCGCGCGAAAGAGCCCGTGATCCGCCAGATCTTTATCGGCCGCGGCCCGGACATCATGGTCACCGACGCGCTCGAGCGCAAACTGTATGTGATCCGCAAATCGTCGGGCCACGCCATCCAGGCCCTGAAACTGCTGCATGGCAAGGAATTCTTCGTGCCGTCGATGTCGGCGCGCACCATCGTGTATAAAGGCCTGCTGCTGGCCGACCAGGTCGGTGTCTACTATAAAGACCTGCAGGACGCGCGCTGCATCTCGGCGCTGGCGCTGGTGCACCAGCGTTTCTCGACCAATACCTTCCCGGAATGGCCGCTGGCCCACCCGTATCGCCTGATCGCGCACAACGGCGAGATCAACACGGTAAAAGGCAACTTCAACTGGATGCGCGCGCGCGAAGGCGTGATGAAGTCGGCCGTGCTGGGCGACGACCTGCAAAAGCTGTTCCCATTGATCTATGAAGGCCAGTCCGACACGGCCTGCTTCGACAATGCGCTCGAACTGCTCTTGATGGCCGGCTACCCGATCGCCCAGGCGATGATGATGATGATCCCGGAAGCGTGGGAAAACCATACCACCATGGACGACAACCGCCGCGCCTTCTACGAATACCATGCGGCCATGATGGAACCGTGGGACGGCCCGGCCGCCATGGCATTTACCGATGGCCGCCATATCGGCGGCACGCTGGACCGCAATGGCCTGCGTCCGGCGCGCTATATCGTTACCGACGACGACCTGGTGGTGATGGCTTCGGAATCGGGCGTGCTGCCCATCCCGGAATCGAAGATCATCCAGAAATGGCGCTTGCAGCCTGGCAAAATGTTCCTGATCGACCTGGAAGCGGGCCGCATCATCGACGACCAGGAACTGAAAAACACCTACGCCAACGCCAAGCCGTATAAAGCTTGGATCAACTCGGTGCGCATCAAGCTCGACGAAATCAAGATGGCCGACAGCCTGCTCAAGCAGGACCGCGCGCAGGGCGAAAAAGCCCAGCCGTCCCTGCTCGACCGCCAGCAAGCGTTCGGCTACACCCAGGAAGACCTGAAATTCCTGTTGGCACCGATGGCCGTTGCCGGCGAGGAAGCCACCGGCTCGATGGGCAATGACTCGCCGCTGGCCGTCATGTCGAACAAACTGAAGCCGCTGTATAACTACTTCAAGCAGCTGTTCGCGCAAGTGACGAATCCGCCGATCGATCCGATCCGCGAAGCGATGGTGATGTCGCTGGTGTCGTTTATCGGCCCGAAACCGAACTTGCTCGACACCAACAACGTCAACCCGCCGATGCGCCTGGAAGTCTCGCAGCCGGTGCTGGGCTTTGACGACATGGCGCGCCTGCGCAATATCAGCGCGCACACGGGCGGCAAGTTCAAGTCGTATGAACTCGATATCTGCTACCCGCTGGCCTGGGGCAAGGAAGGCGTGGAAGCCTGCCTGGCCTCGCTGTGCGCCGAAGCGGTCGACGCCGTCAAGTCGGGCCATAACATCCTGATCATCTCGGACCGCGCCATCTGCGCCGAGCAGGTCGCCATTCCGGCGCTGCTGGCCACCTCGACCGTGCACCAGCACCTGGTCAGCAAGGGCCTGCGCGCGTCGGCCGGCCTGGTGGTGGAAACCGGTTCGGCCCGTGAAACCCATCACTTCGCCTTGCTGGCAGGTTATGGCGCGGAAGCCGTCCACCCTTACCTGGCGATGGAAACCCTGGTCGAACTGGCGCACGGCTTGCCGGGCGACCTGTCGGGCGACAAGGCGATCTATAACTACACCAAGGCAGTTGGCAAGGGCTTGATGAAAGTCATGTCGAAAATGGGTATTTCGACCTACATGTCCTACTGCGGCGCGCAGATCTTCGAAGCCATCGGCCTCAATAAATCGCTGGTCGACAAGTACTTCAAGGGCACGGCCTCCAACGTGGAAGGCATCGGCGTGTTCGAAGTGGCGGAAGAAGCGCTGCGCCTGCATAACCTGGCCTTCGGCAATGACCCGGTTCTGATGGATAAGCTCGACGCCGGCGGCGAATACGCCTTCCGCGTGCGCGGCGAAGATCATCTGTGGACGCCGGATGCGATTGCCAAGCTGCAGCATTCCACGCGCAGCAACAATTTCTCCAGCTACAAAGAGTACGCCCAGATCATCAACGACCAGAGCCGTCGCCACCTGACCCTGCGCGGCCTGTTCGAATTCAAGCTCGACCCGACCAAGGCGATTCCGCTCGAGGAAGTGGAACCGGCCAAGGAAATCGTCAAGCGTTTCGCCACCGGCGCCATGTCGATGGGTTCGATCAGCACCGAAGCGCATGCCACCCTGGCCGTCGCCATGAACCGTATCGGCGGCAAGTCGAACACGGGCGAAGGCGGCGAAGATCCGTCGCGCTATGCGATGGAACTGAAAGGCATCAAGATCAAGCAGGGCGAAACCATGGCCTCGATCATGGGCAAAGAACAGATGGTGGTCGATATTCCCCTGCAGGAAGGCGATTCGCTGCGCTCGCGCATCAAGCAGGTCGCGTCCGGCCGCTTCGGCGTCACGGCGGCCTACCTGAACTCGGCCGACCAGATCCAGATCAAGATGGCGCAAGGCGCGAAACCGGGCGAAGGCGGGCAGCTGCCCGGCCATAAAGTGTCGGAATACATCGCCACCCTGCGCTTCTCGGTGCCGGGCGTGGGCCTGATCTCGCCGCCGCCGCACCACGACATCTATTCGATCGAAGACCTGGCGCAGCTGATCCACGACTTGAAAAACGCCAATCCGCGCGCCTCGATCTCGGTCAAGCTGGTGTCGGAAGTCGGTATCGGCACGGTGGCCGCCGGCGTGACCAAGGCCAAGGCCGATCACGTGGTGGTGGCCGGCCATGACGGCGGCACGGGCGCTTCGCCCTTGTCGTCGGTGAAACACGCCGGCACGCCATGGGAGCTGGGCCTGGCAGAGACCCAACAAACCCTCGTGTTGAATGGCTTGCGCAGCCGTATCCGCGTGCAAGCGGACGGCCAGATGCGTACCGGCCGCGACGTGGTGATCGCCGCCTTGCTGGGCGCCGATGAAATCGGCTTCGCCACCGCGCCGCTGGTGGTCGAAGGCTGCATCATGATGCGCAAATGCCATCTGAACACCTGCCCGGTGGGCGTGGCCACGCAAGATCCGGTCCTGCGCGCCAAGTTCTCGGGCAAGCCCGAGTATGTCGTCAACTACTTCTTCTTCGTGGCCGAAGAGGCGCGTCAATTGATGGCGCAGCTGGGCATCCGTACCTATGACGAACTGATCGGCCGCGTCGACCTGCTCGACAAGTCGAAGGCGATCACGCACTGGAAGGCGCAGGGCCTGGACTTCTCGGCCATCTTCCACAAGCCGGAAACGACGGGCGAGCAGGCCTGCCGCCACGTGGAAAACCAGGACCATGGCCTGGAAAAAGCGCTCGACCACAAGCTGATCGCGCAAGCGCGCGCGGCACTGGAAAAGGGCGAACGGGTGTCCTTCATCTCGCCGGTGCGCAACGTCAACCGCACGGTCGGCACCATGCTGTCCGGCGAAGTGGCGAAGAAATACGGCCATGCCGGCTTGCCGGACGACACGATTCACATCCAGCTGCAAGGCACGGCGGGCCAGTCGGCCTGCGCCTTCCTGGCGCACGGCATCACGATCGACCTGGTCGGCGAAGGCAACGATTACGTCGGCAAGGGCCTGTCGGGCGGGCGCATCATCGTGCGGCCGAATACCGAGTTCCGCGGCTGGGCGGTGGACAACATTATTATCGGCAACACGGTGCTGTACGGCGCCGTCGCCGGCGAAGCCTTCTTCAATGGCGTGGCGGGCGAACGCTTTGCCGTGCGCAACTCGGGCGCCACCGCGGTGGTCGAAGGCCTGGGCGACCATGGCTGCGAATACATGACCGGCGGCACGGTGGTGGTGCTGGGCGCGACGGGCCGTAACTTTGCGGCCGGCATGTCGGGCGGCATCGCCTACGTGTATGACCCGGCCGGCGACTTTGCCAGCAAGTGCAACACGGCCATGGTCGGCCTCGACAAGGTGGTCTCGGCCAGCGAACAGCAGGTCAACCGCGACGCCTGGCATGCCCAGCACCGCAACGGCACGCCGGAAGCCGATGAAGTGATCCTCAAGCGCCTGATCGAGCGTCACTTCAAGCACACGGGCAGCACCCGCGCCCGCGTCCTGCTCGACGACTGGGCAGTGGCACGCGGCAAATTCGTCAAGGTCTTCCCGAACGAATACAAGCGCGCGCTGATCGAAATGGCCGCCGACGCCGCACAGGAAGTGCAAGCCGTCGCCGCCTGA
- a CDS encoding transposase, translated as MARLPRLIIPHLPHYVIQRSSNRQPVFQDNADYLQFLAWLKTGAKMFKVAIHAYVLLPDQLHLLATPGDATGLGQLMQWLGRYYVPYFNQKYGREGALWQGRYKTSVIDAEHFFLLSCHYLEMVPVQAGLAAQPRDYPWSSHAYHAGLQPDPIVTDHALYWALGNTPFDREAAYLRLVEQGLGSSQVKALEAAVLKGWPLGSDAFKQALEQKMKRQVLPAKRGRPRKMAAEISEKTPG; from the coding sequence ATGGCCCGCCTGCCCCGTCTGATCATCCCGCACCTGCCCCATTACGTCATCCAGCGCAGCAGCAACCGCCAGCCGGTGTTCCAGGACAACGCCGATTACCTGCAATTTCTTGCGTGGCTGAAAACCGGCGCCAAAATGTTCAAGGTGGCCATCCACGCCTATGTTTTATTGCCCGATCAGCTGCATTTATTGGCCACGCCCGGCGATGCGACTGGCCTGGGCCAGCTGATGCAGTGGCTGGGGCGCTATTACGTACCCTACTTTAACCAGAAGTATGGCCGCGAGGGAGCATTGTGGCAGGGACGCTACAAAACCTCGGTGATCGATGCCGAGCATTTTTTCCTGCTTTCCTGTCACTATCTGGAAATGGTGCCGGTGCAGGCGGGCCTGGCGGCCCAGCCGCGCGACTACCCCTGGTCCAGCCACGCCTACCATGCCGGCCTGCAGCCCGACCCCATCGTCACCGACCATGCGCTGTACTGGGCGCTGGGCAATACCCCGTTCGACCGCGAGGCGGCCTATCTGCGCCTGGTCGAGCAGGGCCTGGGCAGCAGCCAGGTCAAGGCCCTGGAAGCGGCGGTATTGAAGGGTTGGCCGCTCGGTTCGGACGCGTTCAAGCAGGCGCTGGAACAGAAGATGAAACGGCAAGTGCTGCCCGCGAAACGGGGCCGGCCGCGCAAGATGGCGGCCGAGATCAGCGAAAAAACGCCAGGGTAA
- a CDS encoding response regulator transcription factor, with product MTKILIVEDNLDYAEDMAEFLVELEHEVHITSSAGDMWAALSHGNVDVVVLDLGLPDEDGFNVIPRMRQLYPQIGVLVLTGRVAFDSRILGLRLGADHYLTKPIKFPELAAHIEALDRRVGPQESAAPEPGKWTLKVSARQLELMGSVIALTEKEFNFLHLLTINTRPVPRDVIVAGMGGDDPDAGRRVDMLVYRLRKKAKTGLGQDLPLRSAYGEGYSLSASFNLS from the coding sequence ATGACGAAAATACTGATCGTCGAAGACAATCTGGACTACGCAGAAGACATGGCGGAGTTCCTCGTTGAGCTCGAACATGAAGTCCATATCACCAGCTCGGCCGGCGATATGTGGGCAGCGCTCAGCCACGGCAATGTCGATGTGGTCGTGCTCGATCTGGGCTTGCCCGACGAGGACGGCTTCAATGTCATCCCGCGCATGCGCCAGCTGTACCCGCAGATCGGCGTGCTGGTGCTGACCGGACGGGTGGCGTTCGACAGCCGCATCCTGGGCCTGCGCCTGGGCGCCGACCACTACCTGACCAAGCCGATCAAGTTCCCGGAACTGGCCGCCCATATCGAGGCGCTGGACCGCCGCGTCGGTCCGCAGGAATCGGCGGCGCCGGAGCCGGGCAAGTGGACCTTGAAAGTGAGCGCGCGCCAGTTGGAATTGATGGGTTCGGTGATCGCGCTGACGGAAAAGGAATTCAATTTCCTGCACCTGCTGACCATCAATACCCGCCCGGTGCCGCGCGACGTGATCGTGGCCGGCATGGGTGGCGACGATCCCGATGCGGGCCGCCGTGTCGACATGCTGGTGTATCGATTGCGCAAGAAAGCCAAGACGGGGCTGGGCCAGGACCTGCCGCTGCGCAGCGCCTATGGCGAGGGCTACAGCCTGTCGGCCAGTTTCAATCTGTCCTGA
- a CDS encoding PAS domain-containing sensor histidine kinase produces MLPVFLLLLAGAILMALRFVQLRRALLRARAGEAQFRLLAEHSRDAQFLLDATTLELLYISPAAQRVTGLDLSALQRHAALLCADVPARLQRWQDGDTSRLTLMREAELPHGDGQLALEITSTIVERMAGRPWTLVGSVRDVTQAQREEAQRGVEQKRFASMLSHEFRTPLATIDGAAQRLVATGGGADEATRKRYLKIQAAVDRLLAMIDDYLSPERMAAIGRERAADGIAPLALLQQAAATVPASHPVQLHLDEDLPARLRCDVAGMALALKILLENAVKFSPAGSPIVLEGRLGPQGGVEFVVLDHGPGVPASEMAQVFDKGYRGSLAAGHPGAGLGLYMARAVVEVHGGSLQLDHRGEGGAAFRIWLPLPVATGKSLAYAEVNRDNSLT; encoded by the coding sequence ATGCTGCCTGTCTTCCTGTTGCTGCTGGCCGGCGCCATCCTGATGGCGCTGCGTTTCGTGCAATTGCGCCGCGCCCTGCTGCGCGCGCGCGCCGGCGAGGCGCAGTTCCGCCTGCTGGCCGAGCATAGCCGTGACGCGCAATTCCTGCTCGACGCGACCACCCTCGAATTGCTTTATATTAGCCCGGCCGCACAGCGTGTCACCGGGCTGGACCTGTCCGCCTTGCAGCGGCATGCGGCGCTGTTGTGCGCCGACGTGCCGGCCCGCTTGCAGCGCTGGCAAGACGGCGACACCAGCCGGCTGACGCTCATGCGCGAAGCGGAACTGCCGCACGGCGACGGCCAGCTGGCGCTGGAAATCACCTCCACCATCGTCGAGCGCATGGCGGGCCGCCCCTGGACCCTGGTCGGCAGCGTGCGCGACGTGACGCAGGCGCAGCGGGAAGAAGCACAGCGCGGCGTCGAGCAGAAACGCTTTGCCTCGATGCTGTCGCATGAATTCCGTACGCCGCTGGCCACCATCGATGGCGCCGCCCAGCGCCTGGTGGCGACCGGCGGCGGTGCCGACGAGGCCACGCGCAAGCGCTATCTCAAGATACAGGCGGCGGTCGACCGTTTGTTGGCCATGATCGACGACTATCTGTCGCCCGAGCGCATGGCGGCCATCGGCCGCGAGCGCGCCGCCGACGGCATCGCCCCCCTGGCGCTGCTGCAACAGGCCGCCGCCACCGTGCCGGCCAGCCATCCGGTGCAGCTGCATCTCGATGAAGACTTGCCGGCCCGCCTGCGCTGCGACGTGGCCGGCATGGCCCTGGCCCTGAAAATCCTGCTGGAAAACGCCGTCAAATTCAGCCCGGCCGGCAGCCCGATCGTACTTGAAGGCCGCTTGGGGCCACAGGGTGGGGTGGAGTTCGTGGTGCTGGACCATGGTCCCGGCGTGCCGGCGTCTGAAATGGCGCAAGTGTTCGACAAGGGCTACCGCGGCAGTCTTGCGGCCGGCCACCCGGGCGCGGGGCTGGGCCTGTATATGGCGCGCGCCGTGGTCGAGGTCCATGGCGGCAGCTTGCAGCTCGATCACCGCGGGGAGGGCGGCGCCGCTTTCCGGATTTGGCTGCCGCTGCCGGTGGCCACCGGGAAAAGCCTTGCTTACGCTGAAGTCAACCGTGATAATTCCTTGACGTAG
- a CDS encoding DEAD/DEAH box helicase → MDFTRDDISDTPAAPASAPGGPLPYAVATWLQRVEAAAHPKPVLPLAEPDPKLNAHRLIYVLAPTSGGRHVALCLYKARLRPNGDVAAASPISEIFSLLSAPPTFLTPADEDLVRFFVAMRTGQNSQTGSATEPKGKVGAALLSMLAEQDKLLWANSWADVGNGLVYPLKEGPVRPARLFWRDEGKTMRLGWQVDPPEGVSHHGADQIDYMLPTDPPWYIDNLSCGVLELNQGGSDISLADLQALVAQAPPLNANDKVRVSQLLLAQGLQHLMPLPQPLPQRLRKDVAATPVLLMDSAMLADGSVQRWHDFVVLSYDYDGERVSFDPAQRVVRQVGEVTEIIQRNTVDEARALALLAELQFKKPGSAPLSGLKGALLLPSQAEWLRFAESGIDTLLDAGWIVEKTNKYRYDVLDVDDWYADIDDQDPDSGNAWFELELGIVVNQERVPLLPVLVQLIRNAPNDFNPKIIDAHAEDDQMLATLLDGTRVALPWGRVRPILNTLGELYFNDKIKRAVRMSTLDAARLEELARGLELRWTGGEQLRAMGRKLSQFGSVQKVAAPAGLQATLRDYQADGLAWMQFLRDHDLAGILADDMGLGKTVQTLAHILIEKEAGRLTHPALVIAPTSLMGNWQDEAAKFAPSLKVLLLQGKDRAQQFDQIDDCDLVLTTYALLPRDEEILREHDFHLVILDESHYIKNTRSKAAQSAGLLRARHRLCLSGTPLENHLGELWSQFHFLLPGLLGDEKTFNSQFRHPIERQDDPLRRMLLNRRIKPFLLRRTKDNVAKELPPKTEMVRKVELTGPQRDLYETVRLAMDQKVREEIDKKGVARSQIVILEALLKLRQVCCDPRLVKSLPAKKQAAGSAKLADLMQMVEDLLDEGRKILVFSQFTSMLELIEEELESRDIPYALLTGETKDRSAQVAAFQQGAVPIFLISLKAGGVGLNLTAADTVIHYDPWWNPAAENQATDRAWRIGQDKPVFVYKLIAKGTLEEKIQLLQQKKSELAQSILAEGESQKMALTQEDLQQIFAPLED, encoded by the coding sequence ATGGATTTTACCCGCGACGACATCAGTGACACCCCTGCCGCACCGGCCAGCGCGCCTGGCGGGCCCTTGCCGTACGCCGTCGCCACCTGGCTGCAGCGCGTGGAGGCGGCCGCCCATCCCAAGCCCGTGCTGCCGCTGGCCGAACCCGATCCCAAGCTCAATGCGCACCGCCTGATCTATGTGCTGGCGCCCACCAGCGGCGGGCGCCATGTGGCGCTGTGCCTGTACAAGGCGCGGCTGCGGCCGAATGGCGATGTCGCTGCGGCCAGCCCCATCAGCGAGATCTTTTCGCTGCTGTCGGCGCCGCCCACGTTTTTGACGCCGGCCGATGAAGACCTGGTGCGCTTCTTTGTGGCCATGCGCACGGGCCAGAATTCGCAGACCGGCAGCGCCACCGAACCGAAGGGGAAAGTCGGCGCGGCTTTGCTTTCCATGCTGGCCGAGCAGGACAAACTGTTGTGGGCCAATTCCTGGGCCGATGTCGGCAATGGCCTGGTGTATCCATTGAAAGAAGGCCCGGTGCGTCCGGCGCGGCTGTTCTGGCGCGACGAGGGCAAGACCATGCGCCTGGGCTGGCAGGTCGACCCGCCGGAAGGCGTCAGCCACCACGGCGCCGACCAGATCGACTACATGCTGCCGACCGATCCGCCGTGGTATATCGACAATCTGTCGTGCGGCGTGCTGGAACTGAACCAGGGCGGCTCCGACATTTCCCTGGCCGACCTGCAGGCGCTGGTGGCGCAGGCGCCGCCCTTGAATGCGAACGACAAGGTGCGTGTGTCGCAACTGTTGCTGGCGCAGGGCTTGCAGCACCTGATGCCGCTGCCGCAGCCCTTGCCGCAACGTCTGCGCAAGGATGTGGCGGCCACGCCGGTATTGCTGATGGACAGCGCCATGCTGGCCGACGGCAGCGTGCAGCGCTGGCATGATTTTGTGGTGCTGTCCTACGATTACGATGGCGAAAGGGTGTCGTTCGACCCGGCCCAGCGCGTGGTGCGCCAGGTCGGCGAAGTCACCGAGATTATCCAGCGCAACACGGTCGACGAGGCGCGCGCGCTGGCGCTGCTGGCCGAACTGCAATTCAAGAAACCAGGCTCGGCACCCTTGAGCGGCCTGAAGGGCGCCTTGCTGCTGCCGAGCCAGGCCGAATGGCTGCGCTTTGCCGAGTCCGGCATCGATACCTTGCTCGATGCGGGCTGGATCGTCGAGAAAACCAATAAATACCGCTATGACGTGCTTGATGTCGATGACTGGTACGCCGATATCGATGACCAGGACCCGGACAGCGGCAACGCCTGGTTCGAGCTGGAACTGGGCATCGTCGTCAACCAGGAGCGCGTGCCGCTGCTGCCGGTGCTGGTGCAACTGATCCGCAATGCGCCGAACGACTTCAATCCGAAGATCATCGATGCGCATGCCGAGGATGACCAGATGCTGGCCACCCTGCTTGACGGCACCCGCGTGGCGCTGCCGTGGGGCAGGGTGCGTCCTATCCTGAACACCCTGGGCGAGCTGTATTTCAACGACAAGATCAAGCGCGCCGTGCGCATGTCGACCCTGGATGCGGCGCGCCTGGAAGAGCTGGCGCGCGGACTGGAACTGCGCTGGACCGGTGGTGAGCAGTTGCGCGCCATGGGCCGCAAGCTGAGCCAGTTCGGCTCGGTGCAGAAAGTGGCGGCGCCCGCTGGCCTGCAAGCCACCTTGCGCGATTACCAGGCCGACGGCCTGGCGTGGATGCAATTCCTGCGCGACCATGACCTGGCCGGCATCCTGGCCGATGACATGGGCCTCGGCAAGACGGTGCAGACGCTGGCGCATATCCTGATCGAAAAAGAGGCGGGGCGCTTGACGCATCCGGCGCTGGTGATCGCGCCGACCAGCCTGATGGGCAACTGGCAGGACGAGGCGGCCAAATTCGCCCCGAGCCTGAAAGTGCTGCTGCTGCAAGGCAAGGACCGCGCCCAGCAATTCGACCAGATCGACGATTGCGACCTGGTGCTGACGACGTATGCGCTGCTGCCGCGCGACGAGGAAATCTTGCGCGAGCATGATTTCCACCTGGTGATCCTCGACGAATCGCACTACATCAAGAATACGCGCAGCAAGGCGGCGCAAAGCGCGGGCCTGTTGCGCGCGCGCCACCGCCTGTGTTTGTCCGGCACGCCACTGGAAAATCACCTGGGCGAACTGTGGTCGCAATTCCATTTCCTGCTGCCGGGCTTGCTGGGCGACGAGAAAACCTTCAACAGCCAGTTCCGCCATCCGATCGAGCGCCAGGACGACCCGCTGCGCCGCATGCTGCTCAACCGCCGCATCAAGCCCTTCCTGCTGCGCCGCACGAAAGACAATGTCGCGAAGGAGTTGCCGCCAAAGACGGAAATGGTGCGCAAGGTCGAACTGACGGGGCCGCAGCGCGACCTGTACGAAACCGTGCGCCTGGCGATGGACCAGAAGGTCCGCGAGGAAATCGACAAGAAGGGTGTGGCGCGCAGCCAGATCGTGATCCTCGAAGCGCTGCTGAAACTGCGCCAGGTCTGCTGCGATCCGCGCCTGGTCAAATCCCTGCCGGCGAAAAAGCAGGCGGCCGGTTCGGCCAAGCTGGCCGACCTGATGCAGATGGTGGAAGACCTGCTCGACGAAGGGCGCAAGATCCTGGTGTTCTCGCAATTTACCAGCATGCTGGAACTGATCGAGGAAGAACTGGAATCGCGCGATATTCCCTACGCCTTGCTGACCGGCGAAACCAAGGACCGCAGCGCCCAGGTGGCGGCCTTCCAGCAGGGCGCCGTGCCGATCTTTTTGATCAGCCTGAAGGCCGGCGGCGTGGGCCTGAACCTGACGGCCGCTGACACCGTCATCCATTACGATCCGTGGTGGAATCCGGCCGCGGAAAACCAGGCCACCGACCGCGCCTGGCGCATCGGTCAGGACAAGCCCGTGTTTGTCTATAAATTGATCGCCAAGGGCACGCTGGAAGAAAAGATTCAATTGCTGCAGCAAAAGAAATCGGAACTGGCGCAATCGATCCTGGCCGAAGGCGAGTCGCAGAAAATGGCGCTCACCCAGGAAGACTTGCAGCAGATTTTCGCGCCGCTGGAGGATTAA